A segment of the Pongo abelii isolate AG06213 chromosome 16, NHGRI_mPonAbe1-v2.0_pri, whole genome shotgun sequence genome:
ACTGCCACTGGGGTGCCATAGAGCACACAGACCGGACTACCTGCAGCCCTGGAGTCTATGAGGGACTCCTGCCTCTTGGCGCGAGTTCCCCCTACTCCCACCCTACTGCCCCTTACActcacacatacaaatacactcTCACATGCGTGTACACAAactctcacacatgcacacacacacttgcactcacacacactcactcatccACATTCATGCATAAACATGCACATAGCTTTCCCAAGCTTGTCAAGAATATCAGAGAAAAGAACATTCTAGAACACAAGGTTTGGGAGTGGGAGGAGGCAGCTGCCTCTCTCAAATCTCAGCCAGGAGAGGCATGGATGCGTCCAACTCTCCCACGTAGAAGAATTGGAGGAATGGCAGGGGCTGTGCAGAGGCAGGAGCCCTGCTCCTCACTGGGCATTAAGGGAGTGGACAGCATCCAAACCCTCAAGAAGACACGGCCATAGATTTTGCACACAAGTTTTTTGCCACCCAACTAACCCACATGTCTACAGCACACACCATGAgcttcagcagaaaaaaaaagggcactGGAAAACCGTGACTTGAACATAGAATTACTGGCATGTGGACTGTCTTGCCTCAGACCCCCATGGCCCCGAATCCCCCCCAAACCCAACCAGATGAGGTAGGGGACTCAGACTGTGAGTTTCTGGTGATTTCTGGTTGCTTGCCTTTCCTTAAGGAACTGTGGGGTGCAGAAGAGAAAGCTCAATATCGCAGGAAGGCATGGCATCTCCTCCGGGCATCACTCACCGTTGGAACTGATGGTCCCATCCTCATATCTCTTGACTAGCACCAAGTCCACAAAATCTCTGGGAGAAATGAGCTTCATAGCAGCGGAGGGAGTGGAGGTTCTGCTTACACACAGGGTCTGCCAAACCAAAGAAGCATGCAGCTGTGACTGCTGGCCAGACATCTTCTCCCAactcccaccccatccctcaAGGTCTGGGAAAGGTACTAGGACTGACAGTAGGGTGACACTATAAACAGTAAGATCCAGAGCGAGTCTTCCCAGGAACTGGGTGTCATGGAAATACACCCAGTTTGTAAGATGAGGGCTGTGACACAGGCTGCCCACAGCTGTCTAGCTGCAGACCAGTGCCATGCTGAGGTCATGTCTCACAAGTGACCATAAGaggtaccatttattgagcacctagtaaCAGCCTGGCTGGACAAAGCTCTCAGTTGTCCCTTACCTTTAGAAATAGGAATCATTAATCCCTcctacaggtgaggaaactgacacCTAGAGAGACTAAGGAACTCAGCACGAAGCTCATGATGGAGATGGGATTTGAACAGGGCCAGAGctagggagagggaagagaggccaCTCTTTTTTAGGGCTGACCCTGCACTTGCTCAGCCTCCTATGTTGTGCCTGGGGCAACTCTTTGGTTTACCCTAGTCCCAGCCCCAGGAGGGAATACCTTGAACCTCACTCAATCTCAGCATATCCCAGTAGTCCACACTCTCATTTTATAAACCAAGGATGCTGGGCTTTCTCCCATTCATCCCATCCTGCAAGAGAGTGGGGCCCAGGCTCTCTCGAGGTCACAATGGAGAAGTACAGGCCAGGCCTGGAATGGAACAGTCCTGGAGAGAAGTCTCAGGGTAGGTGAGAGGGGCTGGTAAAGGTCTCCATCTCTTTGTCTTTCCCCTCAGGTATTAAGACTTGGGGCACCATGTGTTGCTGCAAAACTTTTCATCAGGGACACTTTCGGCCTCAGGAAATTAATCTTCGAATGGCATGAGATGCGTGGGGGCACTTGAGCACTTTGCAATGGGTGCAATGAGAATAAATTTCCAGGAAACTACTTCGTGTTTCCTTCATCCCCTAATGACCTGCCTGGGAACAGGCTGCACCTGCACACAGGGTCTCCTTTCCCACTTGAAGAAAAGCACAGCATATGCCCCTTCATCTAGAATCATCCTATCACGAACTGTCCCAGTGTGTAAAATCCTCCAGGGTGGCAAAGGGACAATTAGGTGTGTGGGCGGCAATATATAATCAAGGCAGTACTACATGCTGGTGTTAGAATTTCATGTTTTTCCCTTTCTTAAGCATATTCCAAAACTTGGTGTTAAAAACAAGGCAATTTTGCCATTTCTAAATTCTGGTATTTTGTAACAGTAATGGCAGAAGtgatgaaaaatttgaaaaaaaaattatactgctTCCACCCCTGATGACTGCCTCCAAGTGCATCATTCCCGAGGTACAGTGTCCTGAGGTAAGATGAGGAGGACTTTGGAAAGAAATTTTGAAGACAGCAGCAGCACATGTCATAAATGCGACAAACTCATGGCATGGCCCTGtatcctatccatccatccacctatctatccatcatctatctatttTAGAATTAGGATATTTGAGAGTTGCCAAAAGCATGCTGAGAAATGTCAGTCTGCAAAGAAGAGccctttctccacattttcattGTTTCACTAAATGATAAAGAGCTACCACTTGGCAGTTCTCCACTTTTTTGTAAACCTGAGCTCACCAGTAGCCTTTGCTTCCCCTGTACTTTGCAGTTGTCTATTGAAAAGTTTGTATCTTTTCATGGACTTATGAGTTAATTAGAAAAAAGAGCTCCCATTCATCTCATCTAAAGATGCAAAATGTTTTACTTGTCACGTTTAATATTTATCAGAGTTTATAATATAATCatgttattttaatgaattacACTCGTACCtcaatccaattttttaaaaaacaattagtcttggccaggcgcagtggcttacacctgtaatcccagcactttggggggtcgaggtggggggatcacgaggtcaagagatcgagaccgtcctggccaacatggtgaaactccgtttctaccaaaaatacaaaaattagctgggcatggtggcgtgcccttgtagtcccagctacttaggaggctgaggcaggagaatcgcttgaacctaggaggcagaggctgcagtgagccaagatcacaccactgtactccagcctagcgacagagtgagattccgtctcaaaaaaaaaaaaaaaaattagtctcatGATTACAGgaaatatatgatttaaaaaacttCTATTTCTATGCATATTTATGATGCAAGATGATGACTTCCAGGaataaacatgtattatattAGGATAAAATTCAGAgggctacgtggaatggaaatttgagttCCAGGAAAACAGTTATATACAATTTCTGATGATTTAAAAAACTTCgttcatgtattttaaataaaaatttatatattatttagatACATCTAAAAGAATGATGTCATTGCTTTGTTCAAAACAGATTTACATGTCAAAAATGACATGCTTTGCAACTTATGAAAATTTAGTTGTAAACTAAATGTTATTAATAGACATCAACTGGATGTGTGAGGATGATGCATAATTTCTCAAAAATCTGTTGGAAGCATGTAAGCAAAAAGCGTGAAGACCCTCATACCAGAGGGTAACTGGGGTCATGCAGGTACATGGGGCTACTACTGGCCCAGGCTTCAGGGAAGtgggtgccaggggctgagggtccTGTGTTGCCTAGTGCAGCAGCCCCACACAAGGAACAGGTATGCTCCCCGCAGAGACTCTGTTTGGggcttctctccctctctgagTCACGAGGTTTCCCACTGGGAAACTGGGCTGAGGCAGGCCTCCAATGCTGCAAGCAGTGGGCAGCCTGTGCTTGCGGGACATACCCCCTTAACAAAAGGTATCATGGACCCCTTCCAGAAGAAATGGGAGGGGGTTACTATAGCAGGGCCCAGACACTATCTAGAGATAACATGCTTGGAAAGACTTACGTCAGTGATGCTTTGGATAATTTCAAAACCGGTCACATTCTCATCCCACTTCACTCGTAGGCCTCCAACAGCTGGCTTCACACAGTCCCACACCTCCTCTAGTGTCCCATATACAATGCCTTCTCCTCGGTACCTGGAGCACAAAAAGGAATTTGACCCCAATGCATCAGTCAAACTTGTTATCTTGAGATTGTATCTAAGGACTAGAAGGTGGACCATGCCATGTCTGTCACTACTCTTTAGGACAGGCTTGCAGGGAAGGGGCTGAAACTCACTAGCCCCACCTCCCTTCAGGCCTGCAGAAATGGACAGTAAGCTTTCACAAGAATACAGTTTGCTAGAAATGATTTCATTAAAAACAGTAAGGCTTTTCTGGAGGACAAGTGATCACAGGTTATACGGTTGATTTGAATATTTTAGGAGGCAGACCCATAAAGATACCAGGAAGGGTGCGGCACTTCTGGTAAGCTTTGAAGGAGGGATGCACTTACAGGTTCCCTGGAAACTCCATAGATGGCCTCCAGGAAACTGAAACTCCATTCTGTCAAAAGGCACagaatcacagaattttagaGCTAGAAGGGCTCTGGTCACCTGACTTAATCCCCTGTTCTACAGAAGAGGGGTAAGAGGCCTCAAGAGATACGACTCTCCAAGGCTGTGCAACCCATACGTGGAAAAGCTGGGACTAGTCTTGGGCAAAGCTGTCCCCACAGCAGAATGTGATGAAGAAAAAGATCTTAACTGGCTGACTCCAAGAGCCGCGGGTGGTTTTCAGATTAACTTAAAAGCCACCAGGCATTTTGTTTCCTTGAGCAACCAAGGGCTACTTGTTAAGTCAGAAGGGTCAAGCAAAACTATTCCCATGCTACCCTCTGGCAACGACAAAGAGAGGGGTTCATGCTGTAATGAACAGAGTAAAGGCTTTAGAGGCTGGTGTTCGGGTTCCAGTCCTAAACAGCATTCAACAgccaggtgaccttgggcaagtcactgagtGAAAGGAACAGATACTTAACCACCTGAAGTCATTGTGAGCATAACAGgcccaatcttttttttaaagaagaaaacaatcccCATTGGAATCCCTCTCAATCGGGTCCAGGGGATTGGGGTGCAGAAAACAACGGGGAGAGGAGGGGCTTGGGGGCTTCTGGGGACCCGGGCTCCACGAAGCCGTCTCCGCGACCCCTTCCCGCCCAGCTCCTCACTCACGCCTTCCCGGCAAATCTTCCAGCCTGCTGTGTCCCGCCGGTACTGGAGCATCTTCTCGGCCACAGCCTCGCTCATCTGGGCTGCCAGCGCCGGGTCCATTGCGTCGGGAGCTGAGCTTAGCTGCGGGGTCGCGAGTGTTGTGAGCGGCAGCGCTGGATCCGGGGTGCCTGAAAGCTGGAGCTCTGGGAGGAGCTCGTAGCCCCGCCTCTTTCCCCGCCCCCGCTCCCGAATTGGTCCAGGCCCTCAGACGGATCCCGCCTCCCGGAGATTGGCAGGACCAGAGACCGCGGGGCCAGGCTCTCCAGTTAGCGTCAGCGCCTGGGCTGGTCCCGGACGCCTTGGGCTGGCCGGGTAAGGTCCAGCAGTATCCGCCTCCTTCCTGTCCCGCTGTGGGAGGGGCTCTGGAGCGCCGGGACTCTGAGATGGCCAATGACTGTCTGACCCGTTGGGCCGAGCCAGGTCGCGGACAACGTCGACTGTTTAAGAAGCATGGACTCTTGTCCTGAGTGCACCGAAGCTTTCAGCCTGCGGGACAGTGGTGCGATTTGCATTAGAGGTAATATTCTAGGGCGGCTGCTGCAGGGTGGGAGAGGAAATGCGCGTGGAGACTGGGCGCGTGCAATGGTGGGAGAGGTGTGGGGCAGGGGTGCGGGGAGTGGCGGTGAAGAGAAGAGGACCCATCGTAGAGTGTTTAGGAGATGGAAGGTGAAGGTCTCTGCCCCCGATTGTGGATGTTCAGAAGGAGAAAGCATCCTGACTCCCAGCCTTGGCCACCTGGCAGCTTACCTGAGGTGGAGAAGAGATAAGGTGAGTTCAGTTCTGGGCATATTTAGTTGGAGGTGCCTGAGGGGCCTTTAGTGCAGGTGTCCAGGAGTCAATGCAATGCGCTGACATCTGCGAGAGGCCCGGCTTTATTAGAGATATGGGAGTTCTCTGCTTCCAGCTGCCCTGGAGCTGCGGGGAGTGAGCCAGGGTCGCATCTTCACAATGTGAATGGCAAGGACAGCCTCGGTTTCCCCTCTTCTGTGCTATCACCaactaaatatttgaaaaggttAATACTGAggtctgtttgtttcttttttgtgtacTCATTGTTTCCTTTAAACTTTCGATATAAATGTTTGGAAGAGTAGTGTAAACAAAATGACAACTTGAAAGACCTTTTTGGAAGATATGAAGGGCAGCCAGGCTGTGAAGAAGACCTGGATGGGGAATTAGGGAGCTCAAGATCTAAACCCAGTTTCACTCATTattctttgagcttcagtttgcTCCAAGGTGAAATGGGATACACCATAAATGTTCCTGGCagggtccagtggctcacgcctgtaatcccagcattttgggaggccgaggcaggagatcacttgaacctaggagttcgagaccagcctgagcagcatggcgagactccgtctctactaaaaatacaaaaattagccgggcatggtggcgcggggctgtaatctcagctacttggggggctgaggtgggaggatcgcttcaacccgggaggcagaggcagcagtgaaccgtgatcgtgccactgcactccagcctgggctacagaggaagaccctgtctcaaaaagtaataaaaacaaacaaacaaacaaataaatgttcCCTATGCCCTTGTGAAGAGCGAGGGAAGTAATGCATGTGAATACTCTTAGGACCCATAAAAGAAAAGACTAGTAAATTAACCCCACTAAAAAATTAAGCACATCAAAATTTCATAAAAAGTTAgacaatatgagaaaaaaatcgGGACACACTTTAACACACAAGTTTTCTTATCGAACCAAGGGCTCATACAAATCATTAAGCAATTTTCAGACAACCCCATAGACAAAAAGAATGCATTAGACATGGAAAGATACTTTGTGGAAAAATTAATTGACATGGCTAACAAAGCTATAAAAAGATGCAGAACCTCACTCATTGttagagaattaaaaattaaagcaaggagaggctttttttaaaacctattgATGGACAAACATGAAGTTTGTTTATACTCTGTGTTGGTGAGGGTATGGAGAAATAGTTGTTATACACTGGATGAGAGTATAAATGTATGCAACCTCCTGGGAACAGAATAAcaacatatattaaaattttactcACTTGTTCTTTGATCCAGTGACTCTTCCTGCACAAAGATGTATAAAATTAATCTTGCAACTGGAAGCAACCTATTTACCAGTATATTAACCAAAGTTACAGAACATCCACTTAgtggaatattatgtagccatcAAAATAACCTAGCACAGATGGTAGAAAGTGGGGATGCAGCAGACCCCCAGTAGGACTATAGTAGTACTATTTGGCTCCTAGGAAATGGGAATGTCTGGATATACAAAATATTTGGAGAAGCAAACTGTCCCCGAGGCCTGTGACAAACTGGAAGTAGGAGATTGGTGAGGTCAGGGCAGCCTTCAAGCAGACCACTCATCTATTGTATCACCGGAGGCTGGTACAGGGCAGAGTGAGCAGATGGTTGGAACAGAGGGAAGGTGAGAGCTGCCCACACAGTGGTTCCCAGGGGCCTGGGACAGAAATCTATTTTGTAGTCTGTCTGAGGCTGCAGTTTGGAGCTGAAGGGGCTGGAGGAATGACTGAGCTCTGGAGATTCCATTGATCAGAGCCCTTCTCACAAGGTCCTGAGAGGCCTCCGAGTCACCCAGTTGTCCACCAGACTTCATCAAAGTCCCAGCTGAGTTTTTAATAGGTGTATATGGGGGCAGGTAGCTTCTAACTCACACCACCACCAGACAGACTATAGAGGGGGTGGTCCCAAGTGTCCACATGCTCCAATCTTACAAGGCCCTGAATAGAGTGCAGTATCTGCTTTCCACTTAGACACTGATGAAGAATTGCATGCATATTTACTAAGTTAGCTTGGGCAGGTGCTATGTGAATCTACAAATGTAAGCATGCCTGTATGTTTATTGTTTACTCAGCAATAGCTAATCGTTACTCAGCACTTACTTCTTGCTAGCCACTATCCTAAGCACTTTACCTGTATCGGGCCATTTAACTTCACAACAATACCGCAGCACCATGATATAGAGACTACTACTCCCATTTTGCAAGTTAAGAAAATGAAGATCATGTAGGGTATCCAAGGCCACATAgctgggaagtggcagagctgtggCAAACATCTGATTTCTATTTCCAAAGGCCACGTGTTTACTCATATGCTTTGCTGTCTACTATATCCTATGAGCATATGTAGTGTTAAGTGTGAAACGtgcaaagataaaagaaaacaacaacctgCAAAccctaaaaagaaggaaaacacacacacagagtagctGGAAAATACTACCTTAGGCTAGGGAAGTTAGTCTTTTAGAGATGTGCAGAAAACTTTGCTCTAAGTTTCCTGGCACTCATGAATTCTGAGACAAAAGAAGTGACTAAAGGAAGCATTCTGAGGTTACTAAGATATTTACTGAACTACTCTTATCAAAAGGAATTCACTCTTTAATGGATATAACAGTCTGATCTTTGAGACTTGAGAGGAGTTTGTTATGTAGGTGTTTTAGGAGAGATTTTAATAATGCTGTGGATCATGTCCTCAATAATAGTTTGACCAAAGGCAGAAATGTACACCCCCTTGGACTGTTACTAAAATACaaagcaatgtggtgaaaccacaGTTATGCAAAGGCATTTTTGACAGAGTAGGTTTTTAGCTTTCTGTTGCTGCAACTTAGACAAGGGCTAGAGttcagggaagggaaagggataaCTGACTAGCATGTGGTGCTTTTGTCAGGAGCTTTATGAGCTCCTTTTCACAGCGATGATGGTTGATGTctacagaaaaatgaacaaaggtgTTGAATAGGCAATCggttcacagaagaggaaatgcaAATGGCCAGTTGACTTAGAGAGAGATGATAAcaataagaaatacaaattaattaaaataagttgGTATAATTTTttcatcagattggcaaaaatgaTACAGTGTGATAGTATCAGGCATTGGTGAGGCTACAAGAAAATGGCCCTCTCATGCCCTAGAGGAAGTGTGCACAGACGTCTGGACTCATGAGGACTAATAAAGGAGCTGCTAGTGAAAATGAACATGCTCATCTCTTATGAGCTAGGGATTTCTCTTTTAGGAGGACCAATATTCACTTCTAAGTAAACACTGGCACATGTGTGTGCCAAAAAGATACATCAAGACAGACATATAAAAGATGTTTAGTGCAACATTATTTTCAGCAGCAAAGAAGTAGAAATGATTACAATGTCCATCAGTAAAAAAAAAGGATCGATATTATGTAGTTTATTCATGTGATGAAATACTTTGCTACAGTTATGAGTTTGATCTATTTTTTGCTAGAGCTAAAAATATAAGTATGTGCGTTAATACATGCAGTATAATATTCTTTACTTAAGATGTGCTTACATATTGTTTATGGATGCTTATACGTATATACTCACACATACAacatataaaactataaacaatTGACCAATGGATGTACTCCAAACTCTTGCTAGTGTGAAGGGAATGAGACTTTGTGTAGGGATTAGAGTAGGCTTTGACCGtatctgtaatattttctttattattaatagtaaCAAAATGgctaaatggaaatgaaataaaattccaaTTTTGGCAGTTGTTGACTCTCACAGTAGGAATATTGGTGCTTGTCATAGTAGACTTTGCACTATTCTAcgtcttttaaatttatttaaattaaagacCTAACCCAACAGTAAGTGCCAGAGTGCACGTGAGCTGTGTTGTGAATTGGAAAGTGATACTCATACTTTCAACCCTGCGTGTGTTTGGCCACTCTCAAATTTTCTTAGGAATGTCTCAGGACCTGCTTGCCCTTAAGTCCTAAAGAAGcacctccccactcccacacAGACAATGGTGCTCCCACAGGTGTCTGGAGCAAAGGTCAGCCTTttccaaaatatgttttaatgtcCCAGGGAGCTTGAGGCCACAGTCCCAGACCAAGCACCAGGAAGAGAGGACCATCATCATGAACCTCCCATGAGCACCTCTATCTCAAAAGCACATTTCCATGGCATTGTAGAACATTGAGTCTTAAGCAGACCCATTTCGTGGCATTGTAGAACATTGAGTCTTAAGCAGACCCATTTCATGGCATTGTAGAACATTGAGTCTTAAGCAGACCCATTTCGTGGCATTGTAGAACACTGAATCTTCAGCAGACTGCAACCTCTTGGATTTGTCATGGcaagatatttgaaaatatgtcCACTCCTCTTCCTAAATTTCAGGAGAGGTGTTAATCTGtgtgtacatttaaaatggtGGTATTTATACAGACTTTTCTTTCAGTTTGGAATTGGTAATGAATCTTAGAATATATACCTGTGACCAGGCCATTTGTGATTCATTCATTAGGAcaactctttcatttatttgttcacccATTCTcattcaacagatgtttattaTCTATGGTCGGCCTCCAAGATTGCTGCTCCCTAGTATACATGCCCTATATAATCTTCTTCCCTTGAGTATGCTGGCACTTGTGTATATGATGAGATTTTACTCCCAGATATAGTAAAAGTGAAGTGATTTTGAAGATGTAATGAGATCTCCACTCAGTCAACTCTGAGTTAATCAAAAGAGAGTATCTgggtgggcctgacctaatcaggtGAGCCCTTTTAAAAAGTGGGTTCAGGTCTTCCCTGGAAGGAAAGAGATTCAAAGCTGAAGAAACACTCTCTGGCTTTGAAGATGCAAACAGCCATGTTGTGGAGAGGGCCTTGTGGCAGGGAACTGCGGGCAGCCTCTAGGAGTGGAGGGCCTCAGTCCTAGGACCTCaaagaaatgaattctgccaacaagcACCTGAGCTTGGAAGAGGACCTTGAACCTCAAATGGGATGCCAGCTCTGGCAGACACCTGGATTATAGCCTGATGAGACCCTGAGCTCAGGATCCACCTAAGCTGGGCCTGGACTCCTGATCCATGGAAACTGAGATGATAAGTCTGTGTTCTTTTAAGCCTACTAAATTTGTTATGCagtaatagaaaatgaatacaatataTGTCAGTGACTGAAGATGCAGAATGAATACAACACCATTCTTGCTCCAAAGACACAATCTGGTGGAGGAGACAAATGTTTAAAAGACACAATTTAGAGTGAAAAGAGTTATGGAAATTTGAATCAGGGTGTGCTCCTGGTTAACCATGGCAGATTGAACACACTGCTGCCCAAACCCTGCAGAATGCCCGTAGAAGGATCCAAGGACATCAGCCCATAAAGGTGAAGATAATGTG
Coding sequences within it:
- the STARD5 gene encoding stAR-related lipid transfer protein 5, yielding MDPALAAQMSEAVAEKMLQYRRDTAGWKICREGNGVSVSWRPSMEFPGNLYRGEGIVYGTLEEVWDCVKPAVGGLRVKWDENVTGFEIIQSITDTLCVSRTSTPSAAMKLISPRDFVDLVLVKRYEDGTISSNATHVEHPLCPPKPGFVRGFNHPCGCFCEPLPGEPTKTNLVTFFHTDLSGYLPQNVVDSFFPRSMTRFYANLQKAVKQFHE